A part of Anaeromyxobacter diazotrophicus genomic DNA contains:
- a CDS encoding SpoVR family protein has protein sequence MSQKNTHLPAHLHDIRQQVEGYARGYGLDFYDTVFEVLGFDEINMVAAYGGFPNRYPHWRFGMDYERLSKGYEYGLSKIYEMVINNDPSYAYLLESNMDVDQKLVMAHVFGHVDFFKNNFMFRHTNRKMMDQMANHATRVRRYQDELGVEKVEDFIDRCLSIENLIDYQSPYVRRHADKKLEAEQQPHVAKGFKTGREYMREYINPPEFMRAQQERIEQDLQRQKKVPERPERDVLQFLLEWAPLERWEHDVLSIIREEAYYFAPQGQTKIMNEGWATYWHSTIMTQKALTAAELIDYADHHSGTLATHPGQLNPYKLGVELWRDIEDRWNKGRFGKEYDDCDSFEERRRWDRKLGAGRQKIFEVRKHYNDVTFIDEFLTLEFCVDQQLFTFGYNEKHQRWEIVEREFRKVKDKLLHMLTNFGQPIIAVEDGNYENRGELLLIHKHDGVDLKVDYARDTLRNLQSLWRRPANLISKLDGRGVIFRFDGRDHSDKKIDL, from the coding sequence ATGAGCCAGAAGAACACGCACCTCCCCGCCCACCTGCACGACATCCGCCAGCAGGTCGAGGGCTACGCGCGCGGCTACGGCCTCGACTTCTACGACACCGTCTTCGAGGTGCTCGGCTTCGACGAGATCAACATGGTGGCCGCGTACGGCGGCTTCCCCAACCGCTACCCGCACTGGCGGTTCGGGATGGACTACGAGCGGCTCTCGAAGGGGTACGAGTACGGCCTCTCGAAGATCTACGAGATGGTCATCAACAACGACCCCTCGTACGCGTACCTGCTCGAGTCCAACATGGACGTGGACCAGAAGCTCGTCATGGCCCACGTCTTCGGCCACGTCGACTTCTTCAAGAACAACTTCATGTTCCGGCACACCAACCGGAAGATGATGGACCAGATGGCGAACCACGCCACGCGCGTGCGCCGCTACCAGGACGAGCTGGGGGTGGAGAAGGTCGAGGACTTCATCGACCGCTGCCTGTCGATCGAGAACCTCATCGACTACCAGTCGCCGTACGTGCGCCGGCACGCCGACAAGAAGCTCGAGGCCGAGCAGCAGCCGCACGTGGCGAAGGGGTTCAAGACCGGCCGCGAGTACATGCGGGAGTACATCAACCCGCCCGAGTTCATGCGCGCGCAGCAAGAGCGCATCGAGCAGGACCTCCAGCGCCAGAAGAAGGTCCCCGAGCGGCCGGAGCGCGACGTGCTCCAGTTCCTGCTCGAGTGGGCGCCGCTCGAGCGCTGGGAGCACGACGTCCTCTCCATCATCCGCGAGGAGGCCTACTACTTCGCGCCGCAGGGGCAGACCAAGATCATGAACGAGGGGTGGGCCACCTACTGGCACTCCACCATCATGACGCAGAAGGCGCTCACCGCCGCCGAGCTGATCGACTACGCCGACCACCACTCCGGCACGCTCGCCACCCACCCCGGCCAGCTCAACCCCTACAAGCTCGGCGTCGAGCTGTGGCGCGACATCGAGGACCGCTGGAACAAGGGGCGCTTCGGGAAGGAGTACGACGACTGCGACTCCTTCGAGGAGCGCCGCCGCTGGGACCGCAAGCTCGGGGCGGGGCGGCAGAAGATCTTCGAGGTCCGCAAGCACTACAACGACGTGACCTTCATCGACGAGTTCCTCACCCTCGAGTTCTGCGTCGACCAGCAGCTCTTCACGTTCGGCTACAACGAGAAGCACCAGCGCTGGGAGATCGTGGAGCGCGAGTTCAGGAAGGTGAAGGACAAGCTCCTCCACATGCTGACGAACTTCGGCCAGCCCATCATCGCGGTCGAGGACGGCAACTACGAGAACCGCGGCGAGCTGCTGCTCATCCACAAGCACGACGGCGTCGACCTCAAGGTCGACTACGCCCGCGACACCCTGCGCAACCTCCAGTCCCTCTGGCGCCGCCCCGCGAACCTGATCAGCAAGCTCGACGGCCGGGGCGTGATCTTCCGCTTCGACGGGCGCGACCACTCCGACAAGAAGATCGACTTGTAG
- a CDS encoding DUF444 family protein encodes MSLKIKQDHARFRDIVRGRIKNNLKKYVQKGEMIGKKGKDFITIPVPTIDIPHFRFGEKQQGGVGQGAGDPGDPLSPSQPGDGAGAAGQGEGQHLLEVDVSLEELADILGEELQLPRIQPRGRDRIVASRIKYTGVAPSGPESLRHFKRTYKQALRRQIASGAYNYRRPVIVPVREDRRYRTWKQVPLPETNAVVLYMMDVSGSMGDEQKEIVRIESFWIDTWLRKHYKGLETRYIIHDAVAREVDRETFFHTRESGGTMISSAYKLCKEIIDAEYAPSAWNVYPFHFSDGDNWSADDTRVCVDLLKTSILPAVNLFCYGQVESPYGSGQFIKDLKETVGAAENVALSEIADKEAIYGSIKQFLGKGK; translated from the coding sequence GTGTCCCTGAAGATCAAGCAGGATCACGCCCGGTTCCGCGACATCGTCCGCGGGCGGATCAAGAACAACCTGAAGAAGTACGTCCAGAAGGGAGAGATGATCGGCAAGAAGGGGAAGGACTTCATCACCATCCCCGTCCCGACCATCGACATCCCCCACTTCCGCTTCGGCGAGAAGCAGCAGGGCGGGGTCGGCCAGGGCGCGGGCGATCCGGGCGATCCGCTCTCCCCGTCGCAGCCGGGCGACGGCGCCGGCGCCGCCGGCCAGGGCGAGGGGCAGCACCTCCTCGAGGTGGACGTCTCGCTCGAGGAGCTGGCCGACATCCTGGGCGAGGAGCTGCAGCTCCCGCGCATCCAGCCCCGCGGCCGGGACCGCATCGTCGCGAGCCGCATCAAGTACACCGGGGTGGCGCCCTCCGGCCCCGAGTCGCTGCGCCACTTCAAGCGCACCTACAAGCAGGCGCTGCGGCGGCAGATCGCGAGCGGCGCATACAACTACCGGCGCCCGGTGATCGTGCCGGTGCGAGAGGACCGCCGCTACCGGACCTGGAAGCAGGTGCCGCTCCCGGAGACGAACGCGGTCGTCCTCTACATGATGGACGTGTCCGGGTCGATGGGGGACGAGCAGAAGGAGATCGTCCGGATCGAGTCCTTCTGGATCGACACCTGGCTGCGCAAGCACTACAAGGGCCTCGAGACCCGCTACATCATCCACGACGCGGTGGCGCGCGAGGTGGATCGCGAGACCTTCTTCCACACCCGCGAGTCGGGCGGGACGATGATCTCGTCCGCCTACAAGCTGTGCAAGGAGATCATCGACGCGGAGTACGCGCCGAGCGCCTGGAACGTCTACCCGTTCCACTTCTCCGACGGCGACAACTGGAGCGCGGACGACACGCGCGTCTGCGTCGATCTGCTCAAGACCTCCATCCTCCCGGCGGTGAACCTCTTCTGCTACGGCCAGGTGGAGAGCCCGTACGGCTCCGGCCAGTTCATCAAGGACCTCAAGGAGACGGTGGGCGCGGCCGAGAACGTGGCGCTCTCCGAGATCGCCGACAAGGAGGCGATCTACGGCAGCATCAAGCAGTTCCTCGGGAAGGGGAAGTAG
- a CDS encoding PrkA family serine protein kinase, whose product MREPRELTTATGTGWLSRIAEMQDRRSYSEQHWEGTFEDYLEIVRKNPKVTRTAYQRVYDMILSHGKTEYLDNKKKLIRYDFFTDPVFGGKDAIYGLDIALMKLVNVFKSAAQQYGTEKRVILLHGPVGSSKSTIARLLKKGLEAYSKTADGALYTFGWDVEREVDAPNGGRVKRRELMPCPMHEEPLHLIPQEWRERVYAELSPPDSGYRIPDTGDLCPACRFIQKELLTEYKGDWQEVMSHVRVRRQILSEKDRVGIGTFQPKDEKNQDSTELTGDINYRKIAEYGSDSDPRAFNFDGEFNIANRGVIEFVEILKLDVAFLYDLLGATQEHKIKPKKFPQTDIDEVIVGHTNEPEYRKLQNNEFMEALRDRTVKIDIPYITRLAEEVKIYERDYNAHKIRGKHIAPHTLEMAAMWAVLTRLEEPKKHNLTLLQKLKLYNGKSLPSFTEDNIKELRKEAHREGMEGISPRYVQDKISNALVSDKGEGCVNPFMVLNELEAGLRQHSLISSEDQRKKFRDLLTDVKREYEDTVKNEVQRAISADEDAITKLCANYIDNIKAYTQKEKVRNKYTGQYEEPDERLMRSIEEKIDIAESRKDDFRREIMNYIGALAIEGKTFNYRTNERLHKALELKLFEDQKDSIKLKSLVASVVDRETQEKIDVVKQRLVKNYGYCEICSTDVLNFVASIFARGDAKE is encoded by the coding sequence ATGCGAGAGCCTCGCGAATTGACCACCGCAACCGGCACCGGCTGGCTGTCCCGCATCGCAGAGATGCAGGACCGCCGGAGCTACTCCGAGCAGCACTGGGAGGGCACGTTCGAGGACTACCTCGAGATCGTGCGGAAGAACCCCAAGGTCACGCGGACCGCCTACCAGCGCGTCTACGACATGATCCTGTCGCACGGGAAGACCGAGTACCTCGACAACAAGAAGAAGCTCATCCGGTACGACTTCTTCACCGACCCGGTGTTCGGCGGGAAGGACGCGATCTACGGCCTCGACATCGCGCTCATGAAGCTCGTGAACGTCTTCAAGAGCGCGGCGCAGCAGTACGGCACCGAGAAGCGCGTCATCCTGCTCCACGGCCCGGTCGGCTCGTCGAAGTCCACCATCGCCCGGCTGCTCAAGAAGGGGCTCGAGGCCTACTCGAAGACCGCCGATGGCGCGCTCTACACCTTCGGCTGGGACGTCGAGCGCGAGGTGGACGCGCCGAACGGCGGCCGGGTGAAGCGGCGCGAGCTCATGCCCTGCCCCATGCACGAGGAGCCGCTCCACCTCATCCCGCAGGAGTGGCGCGAGCGCGTCTACGCCGAGCTCTCGCCGCCGGACTCGGGCTACCGCATCCCGGACACCGGCGACCTGTGCCCCGCCTGCCGGTTCATCCAGAAGGAGCTGCTCACCGAGTACAAGGGCGACTGGCAGGAGGTCATGAGCCACGTCCGGGTGCGGCGGCAGATCCTGTCCGAGAAGGACCGGGTCGGCATCGGGACGTTCCAGCCCAAGGACGAGAAGAACCAGGACTCCACCGAGCTCACCGGCGACATCAACTACCGGAAGATCGCGGAGTACGGCTCGGACTCCGACCCGCGCGCCTTCAACTTCGACGGCGAGTTCAACATCGCCAACCGCGGCGTCATCGAGTTCGTCGAGATCCTGAAGCTCGACGTCGCGTTCCTCTACGACCTCCTCGGCGCGACCCAGGAGCACAAGATCAAGCCGAAGAAGTTCCCGCAGACCGACATCGACGAGGTCATCGTCGGCCACACCAACGAGCCCGAGTATCGCAAGCTCCAGAACAACGAGTTCATGGAGGCGCTGCGCGACCGCACCGTCAAGATCGACATCCCGTACATCACGCGGCTGGCCGAGGAGGTGAAGATCTACGAGCGCGACTACAACGCGCACAAGATCCGGGGCAAGCACATCGCCCCGCACACCCTCGAGATGGCCGCCATGTGGGCGGTGCTGACGCGGCTCGAGGAGCCGAAGAAGCACAACTTGACCTTGCTGCAGAAGCTCAAGCTCTACAACGGCAAGAGCCTGCCCTCGTTCACCGAGGACAACATCAAGGAGCTGCGCAAGGAGGCGCACCGCGAGGGCATGGAGGGCATCAGCCCCCGGTACGTGCAGGACAAGATCTCGAACGCGCTCGTCTCGGACAAGGGCGAGGGGTGCGTGAACCCGTTCATGGTGCTGAACGAGCTCGAGGCGGGCCTGCGGCAGCACTCGCTCATCAGCTCCGAGGACCAGCGGAAGAAGTTCCGCGACCTCCTCACCGACGTGAAGCGCGAGTACGAGGACACCGTCAAGAACGAGGTGCAGCGCGCCATCAGCGCCGACGAGGACGCCATCACCAAGCTGTGCGCCAACTACATCGACAACATCAAGGCGTACACGCAGAAGGAGAAGGTCCGCAACAAGTACACCGGCCAGTACGAGGAGCCGGACGAGCGCCTCATGCGGTCGATCGAGGAGAAGATCGACATCGCGGAGAGCCGGAAGGACGACTTCCGCCGCGAGATCATGAACTACATCGGCGCGCTCGCCATCGAGGGGAAGACCTTCAACTACCGGACGAACGAGCGGCTGCACAAGGCGCTCGAGCTGAAGCTGTTCGAGGACCAGAAGGACTCGATCAAGCTGAAGAGCCTGGTGGCGAGCGTGGTCGACCGGGAGACCCAGGAGAAGATCGACGTGGTGAAGCAGCGGCTGGTGAAGAACTACGGCTACTGCGAGATCTGCTCCACCGACGTGCTCAACTTCGTGGCGTCCATCTTCGCCCGCGGGGACGCGAAGGAATGA
- the mltG gene encoding endolytic transglycosylase MltG → MRALRIAAALVAIALAAAAAVAAFELRELARFRDAPYGSEEEKVVEIPAGAGPHQVVRLLARAGVLSDERLAWRWLRWWKQGWKRDRRPLKAGEYGFSGALRPDEVLEKVYRGEVKLYQFTVAEGLRMQEIAGVIEQAGLGRASELLPLMGDPALARELGVPSDNLEGFLFPDTYTFPRGPRPRAVLAAMVQRFKAAWRDADAGRAPEVKLDEKQAVTLASIIEKETGQPEERPRIACVFHNRLRRGMRLQTDPTVMYATMLRHGGRWSQNITRADLLAVHPYNTYTVAGLPPGPIASPGAAALRAALHPAACNDLYFVSRNDGTHVFCPDLVCHNAAVRRWQVEFFRHRGR, encoded by the coding sequence ATGAGAGCCCTCCGCATCGCCGCGGCCCTGGTCGCGATCGCGCTCGCGGCCGCCGCCGCGGTCGCCGCCTTCGAGCTGCGCGAGCTGGCGCGGTTTCGCGACGCGCCCTACGGCTCCGAAGAGGAGAAGGTGGTCGAGATCCCCGCCGGCGCCGGCCCGCACCAGGTCGTGCGCCTCCTCGCCCGCGCCGGGGTGCTCTCGGACGAGCGCCTCGCCTGGCGCTGGCTGCGCTGGTGGAAGCAGGGCTGGAAGCGCGATCGCCGGCCGCTCAAGGCCGGAGAGTACGGGTTCTCGGGCGCGCTCCGGCCCGACGAGGTGCTGGAGAAGGTCTACCGGGGCGAGGTGAAGCTGTACCAGTTCACCGTCGCCGAGGGCCTCCGCATGCAGGAGATCGCGGGGGTGATCGAGCAGGCCGGCCTGGGGCGCGCCTCCGAGCTCCTGCCGCTCATGGGCGATCCTGCGCTCGCGCGCGAGCTCGGCGTGCCCTCCGACAACCTGGAGGGCTTCCTCTTCCCCGACACCTACACCTTCCCGCGCGGCCCCCGGCCGCGCGCGGTGCTGGCCGCCATGGTGCAGCGCTTCAAGGCCGCCTGGCGCGACGCCGACGCCGGGCGAGCGCCCGAGGTGAAGCTCGACGAGAAGCAGGCCGTCACGCTCGCCTCGATCATCGAGAAGGAGACGGGGCAGCCGGAGGAGCGGCCGCGCATCGCGTGCGTCTTCCACAACCGGCTCCGGCGCGGCATGCGCCTGCAGACGGACCCCACCGTGATGTACGCGACCATGCTGCGCCACGGGGGCCGCTGGTCCCAGAACATCACCCGCGCGGACCTGCTCGCGGTGCACCCCTACAACACGTATACGGTGGCCGGGCTCCCGCCGGGCCCGATCGCGAGCCCCGGAGCGGCCGCCCTGCGCGCCGCCCTCCACCCGGCCGCGTGCAACGACCTCTACTTCGTGTCGCGCAACGACGGCACGCACGTCTTCTGCCCCGACCTCGTCTGTCATAACGCCGCCGTCCGGCGCTGGCAGGTCGAGTTCTTCCGCCACCGCGGCCGCTGA
- the ruvX gene encoding Holliday junction resolvase RuvX, with translation MRYLGLDLGRARIGLALADDVLGTARPLETVARRGEAADLARLRRVVAEWEVTRAVVGLPLNMDGTEGGSARLARAFAAKLADELGLAVELFDERLSTFEASVRLRERGLSARAQRSVIDAEAAAVILQTWLDARTG, from the coding sequence GTGCGTTACCTCGGCCTCGACCTCGGGCGCGCCCGGATCGGCCTCGCGCTGGCGGACGACGTCCTCGGGACGGCGCGGCCGCTCGAGACCGTGGCGCGGCGAGGCGAGGCGGCCGACCTGGCGCGGCTGCGCCGGGTGGTCGCCGAGTGGGAGGTGACGCGGGCGGTGGTGGGGCTCCCGCTCAACATGGACGGGACCGAGGGCGGCTCGGCCCGGCTGGCGCGCGCCTTCGCCGCCAAGCTGGCGGACGAGCTGGGGCTGGCGGTCGAGCTCTTCGACGAGCGCCTCTCCACCTTCGAGGCGTCGGTGCGCCTGCGCGAGCGGGGCCTCTCCGCCCGCGCGCAGCGCTCGGTGATCGACGCCGAGGCGGCCGCCGTCATCCTGCAGACGTGGCTGGACGCGAGGACCGGATGA
- a CDS encoding tetratricopeptide repeat protein has product MITLEELASGTTLAEAQGMTEELGRAAARLAGAELEAGRLETAREILEGLAVTNPHDPAPWAMLALVARRRGRLLAARVCAETAYRLAPEDAQVRLVRAEVLLCDPEERGRARAELAGLAGAEATVAARARALLTALG; this is encoded by the coding sequence GTGATCACCCTGGAGGAGCTGGCGAGCGGGACCACCCTGGCCGAGGCGCAGGGCATGACGGAGGAGCTGGGGCGCGCCGCGGCCCGGCTGGCGGGCGCGGAGCTGGAGGCGGGGCGGCTCGAGACCGCCCGGGAGATCCTGGAGGGCCTGGCCGTCACGAACCCTCACGACCCCGCGCCGTGGGCCATGCTGGCGCTCGTCGCGCGGCGGCGGGGGCGCCTCCTCGCCGCGCGCGTCTGCGCCGAGACCGCCTACCGGCTCGCGCCCGAGGACGCCCAGGTCCGGCTGGTCCGGGCCGAGGTCCTCCTCTGCGACCCGGAGGAGCGCGGGCGCGCCCGGGCCGAGCTGGCGGGGCTCGCCGGCGCCGAGGCGACGGTGGCGGCGCGGGCGCGGGCGCTCCTCACCGCCCTCGGCTGA
- a CDS encoding CrcB family protein: MSPPLRFLLVCLAGAAGTGARFLVTTGLLRWLGPAFPSGTLTVNLVGSLLLGVIMELALHGAVGPDTRVVLAAGVMGGFTTYSSFNYEALGYLQRGAWALFAGYLAATVLGCLAMGALGVAGARWLLAG, encoded by the coding sequence GTGTCTCCTCCGCTCCGCTTCCTGCTCGTCTGCCTGGCCGGCGCGGCCGGCACGGGCGCGCGCTTCCTCGTCACGACCGGTCTGCTGCGCTGGCTCGGCCCCGCCTTTCCGAGCGGTACGCTGACGGTGAACCTCGTGGGGTCGCTGCTCCTGGGCGTGATCATGGAGCTCGCGCTCCACGGCGCGGTCGGGCCCGACACCCGCGTCGTGCTCGCCGCGGGCGTGATGGGAGGGTTCACGACCTACTCCTCGTTCAACTACGAGGCGCTCGGGTACCTCCAGCGCGGAGCGTGGGCGCTGTTCGCCGGTTATCTCGCGGCCACCGTGCTGGGCTGCCTCGCGATGGGGGCGCTCGGGGTCGCTGGGGCGCGCTGGCTCCTCGCCGGGTGA
- the infA gene encoding translation initiation factor IF-1: protein MSEKEAGIEVQGTVEEALAGGMYRVKVDQGPTVLAYASGKMKKFHIRIIPGDRVKLELSPYDLTRGRITYRDK, encoded by the coding sequence ATGAGCGAGAAGGAAGCGGGCATCGAGGTCCAGGGCACCGTCGAGGAGGCGCTCGCCGGGGGCATGTACCGCGTCAAGGTGGACCAGGGCCCGACCGTCCTCGCCTACGCCTCCGGGAAGATGAAGAAGTTCCACATCCGCATCATCCCCGGCGACCGCGTCAAGCTCGAGCTCTCCCCGTACGACCTCACCCGCGGTCGCATCACCTACCGCGACAAGTAG